In Candidatus Thermokryptus mobilis, the DNA window CTGACTATGAAATAGATAAGGAAGAGACGCTTGAAAGGATTAAGGTTTTCGCCGTTTCTGCTATCTTTGGGATTTTGTTTTTGGGTGGGCTTCTTTTCATAGTCCTTGATTTTCTCGGCAAGATTTAAAAATTTACAGAGCTTGTTAAAGTGAAAATTTTGTTAACTGGTGGAAGTGGCTTCCTTGGTTGGAATTTCTGCAAGGCGTTAAGGTTCAAGCATGAAATTTACGCATTTTATTTTCAACACAAACTGTATCTTGAAAAATGCAATTTTCAAAAAATTGATATAAGAAATCGCGAAGATGTCTTTGAAAGTATTAAAAAGATTCAGCCGGATGTCGTTGTCCATACAGCAGCGATAACGAATGTCCAAATGTGCGATCAAGATAGGGAACTTGCTTATTCCGTCAATGTTGAGGGAACGAGAAATTTAGTTGAAGCATCTGCGCAGGTTGGGGCGAAATTTGTGTATATTTCAACCGATCTTGTTTATAGTGGTGATGGCAGTTTCTTCACCGAAGAGATACCTCCAAATCCAAAAAGTTATTACGCTCAAACTAAACTTGAAGGTGAGGAAATAGTTAAGTCATATGATAATTACATAATTTTGCGACTCGCTTTGATGTATGGCTGGGGTAATGTTTTCACAAATTCCTTTTCCGATTGGTTGCATACTGAACTAAGGGCGAGAAGGAAGGTTAAGGTTTTCGTTGATCAGTACAGAACGCCGATTTATGCAGTTGACGCTGTGATGGCTATAGATGAACTTATTTCAAAGGGTGTTAAAAATGAGATTTTTAATCTCGGAGGTTCAGAGAGAATTTCAAGGTATGAGTTTGCGCTTAAATTCGCTGATGTTTTCGGATATTCAACCGATTTGATCATCCCTGTCCCAATGGATTCGGTTAAAACATACCTTGCTGGCGCAAAAGATTGTTCGTTAAATATAAACAAAGTT includes these proteins:
- a CDS encoding SDR family oxidoreductase; the protein is MKILLTGGSGFLGWNFCKALRFKHEIYAFYFQHKLYLEKCNFQKIDIRNREDVFESIKKIQPDVVVHTAAITNVQMCDQDRELAYSVNVEGTRNLVEASAQVGAKFVYISTDLVYSGDGSFFTEEIPPNPKSYYAQTKLEGEEIVKSYDNYIILRLALMYGWGNVFTNSFSDWLHTELRARRKVKVFVDQYRTPIYAVDAVMAIDELISKGVKNEIFNLGGSERISRYEFALKFADVFGYSTDLIIPVPMDSVKTYLAGAKDCSLNINKVQSILSFKLKNVEEGLNSAKKS